The following coding sequences lie in one Terriglobia bacterium genomic window:
- a CDS encoding YbaK/EbsC family protein, with amino-acid sequence MPCPKLKDFLDRNEIKYELIHHPTTYTAQLTAASSHVTADELAKVVMVSRDGKLAMAVVPASQRVDITALHTASGAVSLRLASELEFKQQFPDCDAGAMPPFGNLYGMDVFVDEGLVKQARIAFNAGSHDEVMRLAYQDFVRLVQPKVLRFASTAERPPRLRLDDRIW; translated from the coding sequence ATGCCCTGCCCAAAACTGAAGGATTTCCTCGATCGCAACGAAATCAAGTACGAACTCATCCACCACCCGACTACCTACACGGCGCAGCTCACGGCGGCGTCCTCACACGTGACCGCGGACGAACTGGCGAAGGTCGTCATGGTCAGCCGCGACGGCAAGCTGGCCATGGCGGTGGTGCCGGCCTCGCAGCGGGTGGACATCACCGCGCTGCACACCGCCAGCGGGGCGGTCTCATTGCGCCTGGCCAGCGAATTGGAGTTCAAACAGCAGTTCCCGGACTGCGATGCCGGCGCCATGCCACCCTTTGGCAACCTGTACGGCATGGACGTGTTCGTGGACGAGGGACTGGTGAAGCAGGCGCGGATCGCCTTCAACGCCGGCTCGCATGACGAGGTGATGCGCCTGGCATACCAAGACTTTGTGCGCCTGGTGCAGCCCAAGGTGCTGCGCTTTGCGAGCACGGCGGAGCGGCCGCCGCGCCTCCGGCTCGACGACCGCATCTGGTGA
- a CDS encoding PilZ domain-containing protein, protein MSSDGQQHGVPTREFERYATYRGLNIMYEGRSEQMEIRAPDISSRGMFIHIPTYFPEGAVLKVEFRLSRSGHTVKARGEVRYCLPGVGIGVEFVEISDEDAQAIEEEIGTAMGF, encoded by the coding sequence ATGAGTTCCGACGGGCAACAGCATGGCGTCCCCACGCGCGAGTTCGAGCGCTACGCCACCTATCGCGGCCTGAACATCATGTACGAGGGGCGGAGCGAGCAGATGGAAATCCGCGCCCCCGATATCAGCTCGCGGGGCATGTTCATTCACATTCCGACCTACTTTCCCGAGGGCGCGGTGCTCAAGGTCGAATTCCGTTTGAGCCGCTCCGGCCACACCGTGAAAGCGCGCGGCGAGGTCCGCTATTGCCTGCCTGGGGTCGGAATCGGGGTGGAGTTCGTGGAGATTTCTGACGAGGACGCGCAGGCGATAGAGGAGGAAATCGGCACCGCAATGGGGTTCTAG
- the tadA gene encoding Flp pilus assembly complex ATPase component TadA has product MLRERKRVKAEDLDQVLGEQQADGSALLGELLFQRGFVGKEDLVSALEEVTRFRYVDARFATVEKAVLRLVPQAVAERYVVLPLVREGRRMVAVMAEPQNLKSLDDLRFITGIEVEPRLGFRAEIEEAIKRCYAELEPGTEGSAPSPPVPFIDQVDTSNMQFFTASSSERSKAAMAEFEAELRNEKTPAVRLVSAILSAAATKKASDIHIEPQPLGTVVRIRVDGVLRELTHVPLEFTSFLVSRIKILSDMDISERRVPQDGRFLVQIGDSHLDLRVSTLPTHSGEKVVMRLLDPGASRVGFEKLGLSPDNAAALSQVLSSPQGMLLVTGPTGSGKSTTLYAALNVLRSPSVNIITVEDPIEYRVEDINQVQVNPKAGLTFAGCLRSMLRQDPNIIMVGEIRDQETAEIALQAAQTGHLVLSTLHTNDSIAAITRLLDLNVPSFMIAASVTAVVAQRLVRKLCGCRDMAPMPEEYGARLLAAGIVDFGSNAYVPVGCAECDNSGYKGRVGIYELLLLDEQIRSAIRSGARDEEIRNLARSGGMRLMQEDALEKVKLGITTMEEVLRVVPFDNALTVRCRSCGRALAPAFLFCPYCGAGTRQAAAPIARKRAEGVLA; this is encoded by the coding sequence GTGCTCCGCGAGCGCAAGCGCGTGAAAGCGGAAGACCTGGATCAGGTTCTCGGGGAGCAGCAGGCAGACGGTTCGGCGCTGTTGGGGGAACTCCTGTTCCAACGTGGCTTCGTGGGCAAGGAGGACCTCGTCTCCGCTCTGGAGGAGGTCACACGCTTCCGTTACGTGGACGCGCGCTTCGCTACGGTGGAGAAGGCGGTCCTCAGACTGGTTCCGCAAGCGGTAGCGGAGCGCTATGTGGTGCTGCCGCTGGTGCGCGAGGGCCGCCGCATGGTGGCGGTGATGGCCGAGCCGCAAAACCTGAAAAGCCTCGACGATCTGCGATTTATCACCGGCATCGAGGTGGAGCCGCGGCTCGGGTTCCGCGCGGAGATCGAAGAAGCCATCAAGCGCTGTTACGCCGAGCTCGAGCCGGGCACGGAAGGGTCAGCGCCCAGCCCGCCGGTCCCGTTCATTGACCAGGTTGACACTTCCAACATGCAGTTCTTCACCGCCAGTTCCAGCGAGCGCAGCAAGGCGGCGATGGCGGAATTCGAGGCCGAGCTGCGCAATGAAAAAACCCCCGCAGTGCGGCTGGTGTCGGCGATTCTATCGGCAGCGGCGACCAAGAAGGCGAGCGACATCCACATCGAGCCGCAGCCGTTGGGCACGGTGGTCCGCATCCGCGTGGACGGCGTGCTGCGCGAACTGACCCACGTTCCGCTGGAGTTCACCTCCTTTCTGGTGTCGCGCATCAAGATCCTCTCCGACATGGACATCTCCGAGCGCCGCGTGCCGCAGGACGGGCGCTTCCTGGTGCAGATCGGCGACAGCCATCTCGACCTGCGCGTTTCCACGCTGCCGACGCACTCCGGCGAAAAGGTAGTGATGCGGTTGCTCGATCCCGGCGCCAGCCGGGTGGGCTTCGAAAAGCTGGGTCTGTCCCCCGACAACGCCGCTGCCCTAAGCCAGGTCCTGTCGTCGCCGCAAGGTATGCTGCTGGTCACCGGCCCGACGGGCTCGGGCAAGAGCACGACGCTTTATGCCGCGCTCAACGTGCTGCGCTCGCCTTCGGTCAACATCATCACGGTCGAGGATCCGATCGAGTACCGCGTTGAAGACATCAACCAAGTGCAGGTAAATCCCAAGGCCGGGCTGACCTTTGCCGGCTGCCTCCGCTCCATGCTGCGGCAGGACCCCAACATCATCATGGTGGGCGAGATTCGCGACCAGGAAACGGCCGAGATCGCGTTGCAGGCCGCCCAAACCGGCCACCTGGTGCTGTCCACGCTGCACACCAACGACAGCATTGCGGCCATCACCCGCCTGCTCGACCTCAACGTGCCCTCGTTCATGATCGCCGCCTCGGTCACCGCGGTGGTAGCGCAGCGCCTGGTGCGCAAGCTGTGCGGCTGCCGCGACATGGCGCCGATGCCGGAAGAATATGGCGCGCGCCTGCTGGCCGCCGGCATCGTGGATTTCGGGAGCAACGCCTACGTTCCGGTGGGGTGCGCCGAGTGCGACAACTCCGGCTACAAGGGCCGGGTCGGCATCTACGAACTGTTGCTGCTGGACGAGCAGATCCGCTCCGCCATCCGCTCCGGAGCGCGCGATGAGGAGATTCGCAACCTGGCGCGCAGCGGCGGCATGCGCCTCATGCAAGAAGATGCGCTGGAAAAGGTGAAGCTGGGCATCACCACCATGGAAGAGGTGCTGCGCGTTGTGCCGTTCGACAACGCGTTGACCGTGCGCTGCCGCAGTTGCGGACGCGCGCTCGCCCCGGCGTTCTTGTTCTGTCCCTATTGCGGCGCCGGCACGCGCCAAGCCGCCGCTCCCATCGCGCGCAAACGCGCGGAAGGAGTCCTGGCATGA
- a CDS encoding tetratricopeptide repeat protein produces MNLSKLLTTEENFPLAFVSRHFHNQPSRAFAQPNPVHRYRRADVIRILRITARQLAQWQNAGLVAAADNYTFFDLLQMKKIRDLRAKRVRSAVIRESLQAMQKQVAGMENPLLEAGTFSTGTRVAFRHEGHALEPTSGQFVMDFNAAERVVPSNVKSMRRAETSAEYFARGVGLEEDPRSQVEAIAAYKKVLEIDPQHAAAYINLGTLYYNRQDYVLAETHYRKAVEVDPRYALAYFDLGNVLDETGRVGEAIKAYRTALQLAPTYADAHYNLALAYEKTRQPRPALQHWRAYVRLDGSGPWATHAKHQIRRILDNEGLKVVYRKKKSL; encoded by the coding sequence ATGAATCTTTCCAAGTTACTAACAACTGAGGAAAACTTTCCCCTTGCGTTCGTCTCGCGGCATTTCCATAATCAACCAAGTAGAGCGTTTGCGCAACCGAACCCAGTGCACCGTTACCGTCGAGCGGACGTAATTCGCATTCTGCGCATAACGGCGCGACAGTTGGCGCAGTGGCAGAACGCCGGACTGGTCGCCGCCGCAGACAACTATACTTTTTTCGACCTCCTACAGATGAAGAAGATCCGCGACCTGCGCGCCAAGCGGGTGCGATCCGCGGTGATCCGGGAATCGTTGCAGGCGATGCAGAAGCAGGTCGCAGGGATGGAAAACCCGCTGCTGGAGGCGGGCACGTTCTCCACCGGAACGCGTGTCGCGTTCCGCCACGAAGGTCATGCCCTGGAACCGACCAGCGGCCAGTTCGTCATGGATTTCAACGCTGCCGAGCGGGTCGTCCCCAGCAATGTGAAGAGCATGCGTCGTGCGGAAACGTCGGCTGAGTATTTTGCGCGCGGCGTCGGCCTGGAGGAAGATCCGCGCTCGCAGGTTGAGGCCATCGCAGCGTACAAGAAGGTCCTGGAGATTGACCCGCAGCACGCCGCTGCCTACATCAACCTCGGCACCCTCTATTACAACCGTCAGGATTACGTACTGGCCGAGACACACTATCGCAAAGCGGTGGAGGTAGATCCGCGCTACGCCCTGGCCTACTTCGATCTGGGCAACGTGCTGGACGAGACCGGCCGCGTCGGCGAAGCGATTAAGGCGTACAGGACGGCGCTGCAATTGGCCCCCACCTATGCCGACGCGCACTACAACCTGGCGCTGGCCTACGAAAAAACGCGGCAGCCCAGGCCGGCCTTGCAGCACTGGCGCGCCTATGTGCGGCTTGACGGTTCGGGGCCCTGGGCCACTCACGCCAAGCATCAAATCCGCCGCATCCTGGACAACGAGGGGCTGAAGGTGGTCTACCGGAAAAAGAAATCCCTCTAA
- a CDS encoding lytic transglycosylase domain-containing protein, giving the protein MRAAYNAADEVRGYIAARPRGASSATANPNYANLARGYRVSAAEIDSTIAQAASKNGVDPNLVRAIIKVESNFNPNAVSNKGAMGLMQLMPHTASQLSVSNPFDPQQNVDAGVRHLKRLLNNFNGDVRLSLAAYNAGEGAVARNRGVPPYAETQNYVKKITDLYWNQGGRTFGPYYAPVHMYRGEDGVLRMTNTE; this is encoded by the coding sequence ATGAGAGCGGCGTACAATGCCGCCGACGAGGTGCGGGGCTACATTGCGGCTCGTCCGCGGGGCGCTTCTTCCGCCACCGCCAACCCCAACTATGCGAACCTGGCCCGGGGCTATCGGGTGAGCGCCGCCGAGATCGATTCCACGATCGCACAGGCCGCGTCGAAGAACGGCGTTGACCCCAACCTGGTGCGCGCCATCATCAAGGTGGAATCGAATTTCAATCCCAACGCGGTGTCGAACAAGGGCGCGATGGGCCTGATGCAACTGATGCCGCACACCGCCAGCCAGTTGAGCGTCAGCAATCCGTTCGATCCGCAGCAGAACGTGGATGCCGGGGTGCGTCATCTGAAGCGCCTGCTGAATAACTTCAATGGCGACGTGCGGCTGTCGCTGGCGGCATACAACGCAGGCGAGGGCGCAGTGGCGCGCAATCGCGGCGTGCCGCCGTATGCGGAAACGCAGAATTACGTGAAGAAAATCACCGATCTATACTGGAATCAGGGAGGTCGTACGTTCGGGCCGTACTACGCGCCCGTCCATATGTATCGCGGCGAGGATGGTGTGCTGCGGATGACGAACACGGAATGA
- a CDS encoding mechanosensitive ion channel family protein: protein MPCSSSFAFAAWIPEVGQVFERWPWLAPVIYLIAGLLAGLIIEKTVFAYLVRLVKKTRWVADDLILSAFRNLPLLWCFLAGAYFASNSIELYPRWERLVEHAILVLFLASLTLVGARIAATLVTLYSLKTEGLIASTSILRNLTALAVVICGVLVILDTLGISVTPILTALGVGGLAVALALQDTLSNLFAGIQLLASRQVRLGDYIKLASGEEGYVTDIRWRNTVIRALANNAILIPNSKLASTITTNYYMPEKEISVLVEVGVSYSSDLEKVERVTVEVAADVMKSVTGGIPENQPFIRYHTFADSSINFSVILRGKEFTDQYLIKHEFIKRLQKRYTQEDINIPFPIRTVYMHAEDSTAQKAAGAA from the coding sequence ATGCCGTGCTCAAGTAGCTTCGCCTTCGCCGCGTGGATCCCGGAAGTGGGACAGGTGTTCGAGAGATGGCCATGGCTGGCGCCTGTCATCTATCTCATCGCCGGGCTGCTGGCCGGCTTGATCATCGAAAAGACGGTGTTCGCGTACCTTGTCCGGCTGGTCAAAAAGACGCGCTGGGTAGCCGACGACCTCATCCTGAGCGCGTTCCGCAACCTGCCCCTGCTTTGGTGCTTCCTGGCCGGCGCCTACTTCGCCAGCAACAGCATCGAGTTGTATCCCCGTTGGGAGAGATTGGTCGAGCACGCCATCCTGGTGCTGTTCCTGGCATCGCTTACGTTGGTGGGTGCCCGCATCGCAGCCACGCTGGTGACGCTGTACTCGCTGAAGACGGAAGGCCTGATCGCCTCCACCTCCATCTTGCGCAACCTGACGGCGCTGGCCGTCGTCATCTGCGGCGTGCTGGTCATCCTGGATACCCTCGGGATTTCCGTTACCCCGATCCTTACTGCGTTGGGCGTTGGCGGCTTGGCTGTGGCCCTGGCGCTGCAGGACACGCTCAGCAATCTGTTCGCCGGCATCCAGCTCCTGGCCTCACGCCAGGTGCGGCTGGGCGATTACATCAAGCTGGCCAGCGGCGAGGAGGGCTACGTCACCGACATTCGCTGGCGCAACACCGTGATCCGCGCCCTGGCCAACAATGCCATCCTCATTCCCAATTCCAAGCTGGCTTCCACCATCACCACCAATTACTACATGCCCGAGAAAGAAATATCGGTCCTGGTGGAGGTGGGCGTCAGCTACTCCAGCGATTTGGAAAAAGTGGAGCGCGTCACCGTGGAAGTCGCGGCGGATGTCATGAAGTCGGTTACCGGTGGCATTCCCGAAAACCAGCCCTTCATTCGTTACCACACCTTTGCCGACTCCAGCATCAACTTCTCGGTGATCCTGCGTGGCAAGGAATTCACCGACCAGTACCTCATCAAGCACGAGTTCATCAAACGCCTGCAAAAGCGCTACACGCAGGAGGACATCAACATCCCGTTCCCGATTCGTACCGTGTACATGCACGCGGAAGATTCGACGGCCCAGAAGGCAGCCGGCGCAGCGTAA